One region of Esox lucius isolate fEsoLuc1 chromosome 17, fEsoLuc1.pri, whole genome shotgun sequence genomic DNA includes:
- the LOC105016756 gene encoding ellis-van Creveld syndrome protein isoform X2: MIGYFGSVPTATEKLLCKVVVLGYDARRLFEVDDLERENHPSDCVSNSKKGVQSDYVNNSKKGVQSATANEKEKKQPPMNSDVAAFASRAKVVYPINQKYRPLADGASNPSLHEHSKLPVLTNGESLSGSSRESLSQDQDNDDSSQFISSSLVPKSLQNESFTRVANYPNTIYQAGFEGRISLYCLALQDVQQHCSQAQEEKCLLFLKILRILLGNRFPKDKMESAFYNNILHLQETDLDSLKRDLSAGLFACQRNKDPGEDCTLEEIERTQKDLLEHGLQMTKGFSKQVESFCQSLLGRSSVLPRDEAQEVIRTAIYCLLLVENHLTETQAADMKRIQERLLWWEELRGLLQAKPALLRREASLRHSLVARGLEQLTSDGHLTFATMETTLMELQAALTEGLQNCSEECRMKTKELVYERCKKIDSKKKKLLSAHRKERSCALDSAQAHSDPQEFVKVYQELLLRQRKQNTDLELQQDGKVTEMVCDLWRRHYATWSKRLGDLTKDIFLPAVPGQSQLSTDQCKRLWLDLEGELVGLQQQAEGQTRRQLEGLRAQLKQDGQVWSEEMALILSCLRHLSDQQLKILRGMVVRQSYMLNSHVGMLIEKKQHLLLAAIQRHFVARHFCLRVLKEMRLSKLKVMSQGADSKAMLALDDHNQGQAPVSSALPKDPHQDSSSSVAERHLGPETQLIGHSFQQEFLSELETASELLQANAQLLVGHALSHSLRQQMDLTTPTGPQPDHSRKSQLTEVASESVYVTWDSLSTLVTSYYAQIQDITRSLQQQQRSNWAREEGERRESSTQMNKDLLKELANWERKPMSSEFHQRVELQKKRMLEQYDLEQEVACETLRRRKLAQEQTMEIFKRQLQEAEEAFAAKLSSLARIPPSRKELITEDDTIGEEENPTLNPTLWKRRERRERETLLTNPALLFS, from the exons ATGATTGGTTACTTCGGATCAGTTCCGACTGCCACAGAAAAGTTACTTTGTAAAGTCGTTGTTTTG GGCTATGACGCCAGAAGACTATTCGAGGTGGACGACCTGGAGAGAGAAAACCACCCAAGTGATTGTGTCAGCAACAGCAAGAAGGGTGTCCAAAGTGACTATGTCAACAACAGCAAAAAGGGTGTCCAAAGTGCCACGGCCAATGAAAAA GAAAAGAAGCAACCACCAATGAACAGCGACGTGGCTGCTTTTGCATCACGGGCGAAAGTTGTGTACCCTATCAACCAGAAATACAGA CCCTTAGCAGATGGCGCCTCCAACCCCTCATTGCACGAGCACTCCAAGCTACCTGTCCTCACTAATGGAGAGTCCCTGTCAGGCTCCAGCAGGGAGTCGCTGAGCCAGGACCAGGACAATGACGACAGTAGCCAATTCATCTCGTCCTCACTGGTCCCCAAAAGCCTGCAGAATGAAAGCTTCACCCGGGTGGCCAACTACCCCAACACAATCTATCAGGCTGG TTTTGAAGGCAGGATCAGTCTGTACTGTCTGGCCCTGCAGGATGTTCAGCAACACTGTTCACAGGCCCAGGAGGAGAAATGTTTG CTCTTTCTCAAAATCCTCCGAATTCTACTTGGCAATCGTTTTCCCAAGGATAAAATGGAATCAGCTTTTTACAACAATATTCTTCACCTACAAGAAACG GACCTGGATTCATTGAAAAGAGACTTGTCAGCAGGTCTGTTTGCCTGTCAGAGAAATAAAGATCCTGGAGAAGATTGTACTCTGGAGGAGATTGAAAGAACTCAGAAAGACCTATTGGAGCATGGCCTTCAAATG aCGAAGGGTTTTAGCAAGCAGGTCGAGAGCTTCTGCCAGAGTCTCCTGGGCAGGTCCAGTGTGCTACCCAGGGATGAGGCCCAGGAGGTCATCCGCACCGCCATTTACTGTCTCCTCTTGGTGGAAAACCACCTGACAGAGACCCAGGCTGCAGACATGAAG AGGATCCAGGAGAGGCTGCTGTGGTGGGAGGAGCTGAGAGGTCTGCTGCAGGCCAAGCCGGCCCTGCTGAGACGGGAAGCGTCCCTCAGGCACTCCCTGGTGGCCCGAGGCCTCGAGCAGCTGACCAGTGATGGGCATCTGACGTTTGCCACCATGGAGACAACCTTGATGGAGCTACAGGCCGCCCTGACCGAGGGCCTCCAGAACTGCAGTGAAG AATGCAGGATGAAGACCAAGGAACTTGTGTATGAAAGGTGCAAGAAGATCGATTCCAAGAAGAAGAAGCTCCTGAGTGCTCACAGGAAGGAGAGAAGCTGTGCCCTGGATTCTGCACAGGCACACAGCGACCCACAGGAATTTGTTAAG GTGTATCAAGAGTTGCTTTTGAGACAGAGGAAGCAGAACACTGACCTGGAGCTGCAGCAGGATGGGAAAGTGACAGAGATGGTGTGTGACCTCTGGAGG AGGCATTACGCCACCTGGTCCAAGAGGCTCGGTGATCTGACCAAAGACATCTTCCTGCCTGCTGTCCCTGGCCAGTCCCAGTTGTCCACGGACCAGTGCAAGAGGCTGTGGCTGGATCTGGAAGGGGAGTTGGTCGGACTCCAGCAGCAGGCAGAGGGCCAAACCAGACGGCAACTGGAGGGCCTACGAGCCCAGCTGAAGCAGGATGGACAG gTATGGAGTGAAGAAATGGCCCTGATTCTGTCCTGCCTCCGCCACCTGAGTGATCAGCAGCTGAAGATCCTCAGAGGCATGGTGGTCAGACAGAGCTACATGCTAAATAG CCACGTGGGGATGCTGATCGAGAAGAAACAGCACCTCCTGCTGGCAGCAATTCAGAGGCACTTTGTGGCAAGACACTTCTGTCTGAGGGTGCTGAAGGAGATGAGGCTGTCAAAGCTCAAGGTGATGTCTCAAGGGGCCGACTCCAAGGCCATGTTGGCTCTGGATGATCACAATCAAGGCCAAGCCCCAGTCAGCTCAGCACTGCCTAAAGACCCCCATCAG GACTCCAGTTCCAGTGTTGCCGAGAGGCACCTGGGCCCAGAAACGCAGCTGATTGGCCACAGCTTCCAGCAGGAGTTCCTGTCGGAGCTGGAAACAGCATCCGAGCTTCTTCAGGCCAACGCCCAGCTGCTGGTGGGGCACGCCCTCAGCCATAGCCTCCGGCAGCAGATGGACCTGACCACGCCCACCGGCCCCCAGCCGGACCATAGCAGGAAG AGCCAGCTAACAGAAGTGGCCTCAGAGAGTGTGTATGTGACCTGGGATTCCCTCAGCACCCTAGTCACCAGCTACTATGCTCAGATCCAAGACATCACAAGGAGTCTTCAACAGCAGCAGCGTTCTAACTGGGCCAGAG AGGAGGGTGAACGACGAGAGAGCAGCACTCAGATGAACAAGGATCTGTTAAAGGAGCTAGCCAACTGGGAAAGAAAGCCCATGTCTTCTGAGTTTCATCAGAG GGTTGAACTGCAGAAGAAGAGGATGTTGGAACAATATGACTTGGAACAGGAAGTGGCATGTGAAACTCTGAGGAGAAGGAAGCTGGCCCAAGAACAAACCATGGAGATATTTAAAAGACAGCTACAG GAGGCAGAAGAGGCCTTCGCAGCAAAACTGTCCTCCTTAGCACGGATCCCACCATCCCGCAAAGAGCTAATCACTGAGGATGACACCATAG gggaggaggagaatcCGACACTGAATCCAACACTGTGGAAGAGGCGAGAGAGGCGGGAGCGTGAAACTCTGCTGACCAATCCAGCGCTTTTGTTTTCATAG
- the LOC105016756 gene encoding ellis-van Creveld syndrome protein isoform X1 — MNDQEIITECSNDVFVHFAESLHIFTGLLTVSTVCGGFSGIIAAALLYVFCLKPMLLSRKGYDARRLFEVDDLERENHPSDCVSNSKKGVQSDYVNNSKKGVQSATANEKEKKQPPMNSDVAAFASRAKVVYPINQKYRPLADGASNPSLHEHSKLPVLTNGESLSGSSRESLSQDQDNDDSSQFISSSLVPKSLQNESFTRVANYPNTIYQAGFEGRISLYCLALQDVQQHCSQAQEEKCLLFLKILRILLGNRFPKDKMESAFYNNILHLQETDLDSLKRDLSAGLFACQRNKDPGEDCTLEEIERTQKDLLEHGLQMTKGFSKQVESFCQSLLGRSSVLPRDEAQEVIRTAIYCLLLVENHLTETQAADMKRIQERLLWWEELRGLLQAKPALLRREASLRHSLVARGLEQLTSDGHLTFATMETTLMELQAALTEGLQNCSEECRMKTKELVYERCKKIDSKKKKLLSAHRKERSCALDSAQAHSDPQEFVKVYQELLLRQRKQNTDLELQQDGKVTEMVCDLWRRHYATWSKRLGDLTKDIFLPAVPGQSQLSTDQCKRLWLDLEGELVGLQQQAEGQTRRQLEGLRAQLKQDGQVWSEEMALILSCLRHLSDQQLKILRGMVVRQSYMLNSHVGMLIEKKQHLLLAAIQRHFVARHFCLRVLKEMRLSKLKVMSQGADSKAMLALDDHNQGQAPVSSALPKDPHQDSSSSVAERHLGPETQLIGHSFQQEFLSELETASELLQANAQLLVGHALSHSLRQQMDLTTPTGPQPDHSRKSQLTEVASESVYVTWDSLSTLVTSYYAQIQDITRSLQQQQRSNWAREEGERRESSTQMNKDLLKELANWERKPMSSEFHQRVELQKKRMLEQYDLEQEVACETLRRRKLAQEQTMEIFKRQLQEAEEAFAAKLSSLARIPPSRKELITEDDTIGEEENPTLNPTLWKRRERRERETLLTNPALLFS; from the exons ATGAACGACCAGGAAATTATAACGGAATGCTCTAATGATGTTTTTGTTCACTTCGCCGAGTCTCTGCACATATTTACTGGATTGTTAACCGTATCCACCGTATGCGGGGGGTTCTCTGGAATCATAGCTGCAGCCCTCCTGTATGTGTTTTGCCTTAAGCCTATGCTACTGTCTCGAAAA GGCTATGACGCCAGAAGACTATTCGAGGTGGACGACCTGGAGAGAGAAAACCACCCAAGTGATTGTGTCAGCAACAGCAAGAAGGGTGTCCAAAGTGACTATGTCAACAACAGCAAAAAGGGTGTCCAAAGTGCCACGGCCAATGAAAAA GAAAAGAAGCAACCACCAATGAACAGCGACGTGGCTGCTTTTGCATCACGGGCGAAAGTTGTGTACCCTATCAACCAGAAATACAGA CCCTTAGCAGATGGCGCCTCCAACCCCTCATTGCACGAGCACTCCAAGCTACCTGTCCTCACTAATGGAGAGTCCCTGTCAGGCTCCAGCAGGGAGTCGCTGAGCCAGGACCAGGACAATGACGACAGTAGCCAATTCATCTCGTCCTCACTGGTCCCCAAAAGCCTGCAGAATGAAAGCTTCACCCGGGTGGCCAACTACCCCAACACAATCTATCAGGCTGG TTTTGAAGGCAGGATCAGTCTGTACTGTCTGGCCCTGCAGGATGTTCAGCAACACTGTTCACAGGCCCAGGAGGAGAAATGTTTG CTCTTTCTCAAAATCCTCCGAATTCTACTTGGCAATCGTTTTCCCAAGGATAAAATGGAATCAGCTTTTTACAACAATATTCTTCACCTACAAGAAACG GACCTGGATTCATTGAAAAGAGACTTGTCAGCAGGTCTGTTTGCCTGTCAGAGAAATAAAGATCCTGGAGAAGATTGTACTCTGGAGGAGATTGAAAGAACTCAGAAAGACCTATTGGAGCATGGCCTTCAAATG aCGAAGGGTTTTAGCAAGCAGGTCGAGAGCTTCTGCCAGAGTCTCCTGGGCAGGTCCAGTGTGCTACCCAGGGATGAGGCCCAGGAGGTCATCCGCACCGCCATTTACTGTCTCCTCTTGGTGGAAAACCACCTGACAGAGACCCAGGCTGCAGACATGAAG AGGATCCAGGAGAGGCTGCTGTGGTGGGAGGAGCTGAGAGGTCTGCTGCAGGCCAAGCCGGCCCTGCTGAGACGGGAAGCGTCCCTCAGGCACTCCCTGGTGGCCCGAGGCCTCGAGCAGCTGACCAGTGATGGGCATCTGACGTTTGCCACCATGGAGACAACCTTGATGGAGCTACAGGCCGCCCTGACCGAGGGCCTCCAGAACTGCAGTGAAG AATGCAGGATGAAGACCAAGGAACTTGTGTATGAAAGGTGCAAGAAGATCGATTCCAAGAAGAAGAAGCTCCTGAGTGCTCACAGGAAGGAGAGAAGCTGTGCCCTGGATTCTGCACAGGCACACAGCGACCCACAGGAATTTGTTAAG GTGTATCAAGAGTTGCTTTTGAGACAGAGGAAGCAGAACACTGACCTGGAGCTGCAGCAGGATGGGAAAGTGACAGAGATGGTGTGTGACCTCTGGAGG AGGCATTACGCCACCTGGTCCAAGAGGCTCGGTGATCTGACCAAAGACATCTTCCTGCCTGCTGTCCCTGGCCAGTCCCAGTTGTCCACGGACCAGTGCAAGAGGCTGTGGCTGGATCTGGAAGGGGAGTTGGTCGGACTCCAGCAGCAGGCAGAGGGCCAAACCAGACGGCAACTGGAGGGCCTACGAGCCCAGCTGAAGCAGGATGGACAG gTATGGAGTGAAGAAATGGCCCTGATTCTGTCCTGCCTCCGCCACCTGAGTGATCAGCAGCTGAAGATCCTCAGAGGCATGGTGGTCAGACAGAGCTACATGCTAAATAG CCACGTGGGGATGCTGATCGAGAAGAAACAGCACCTCCTGCTGGCAGCAATTCAGAGGCACTTTGTGGCAAGACACTTCTGTCTGAGGGTGCTGAAGGAGATGAGGCTGTCAAAGCTCAAGGTGATGTCTCAAGGGGCCGACTCCAAGGCCATGTTGGCTCTGGATGATCACAATCAAGGCCAAGCCCCAGTCAGCTCAGCACTGCCTAAAGACCCCCATCAG GACTCCAGTTCCAGTGTTGCCGAGAGGCACCTGGGCCCAGAAACGCAGCTGATTGGCCACAGCTTCCAGCAGGAGTTCCTGTCGGAGCTGGAAACAGCATCCGAGCTTCTTCAGGCCAACGCCCAGCTGCTGGTGGGGCACGCCCTCAGCCATAGCCTCCGGCAGCAGATGGACCTGACCACGCCCACCGGCCCCCAGCCGGACCATAGCAGGAAG AGCCAGCTAACAGAAGTGGCCTCAGAGAGTGTGTATGTGACCTGGGATTCCCTCAGCACCCTAGTCACCAGCTACTATGCTCAGATCCAAGACATCACAAGGAGTCTTCAACAGCAGCAGCGTTCTAACTGGGCCAGAG AGGAGGGTGAACGACGAGAGAGCAGCACTCAGATGAACAAGGATCTGTTAAAGGAGCTAGCCAACTGGGAAAGAAAGCCCATGTCTTCTGAGTTTCATCAGAG GGTTGAACTGCAGAAGAAGAGGATGTTGGAACAATATGACTTGGAACAGGAAGTGGCATGTGAAACTCTGAGGAGAAGGAAGCTGGCCCAAGAACAAACCATGGAGATATTTAAAAGACAGCTACAG GAGGCAGAAGAGGCCTTCGCAGCAAAACTGTCCTCCTTAGCACGGATCCCACCATCCCGCAAAGAGCTAATCACTGAGGATGACACCATAG gggaggaggagaatcCGACACTGAATCCAACACTGTGGAAGAGGCGAGAGAGGCGGGAGCGTGAAACTCTGCTGACCAATCCAGCGCTTTTGTTTTCATAG
- the LOC105016756 gene encoding ellis-van Creveld syndrome protein isoform X3, with translation MRGVLWNHSCSPPGYDARRLFEVDDLERENHPSDCVSNSKKGVQSDYVNNSKKGVQSATANEKEKKQPPMNSDVAAFASRAKVVYPINQKYRPLADGASNPSLHEHSKLPVLTNGESLSGSSRESLSQDQDNDDSSQFISSSLVPKSLQNESFTRVANYPNTIYQAGFEGRISLYCLALQDVQQHCSQAQEEKCLLFLKILRILLGNRFPKDKMESAFYNNILHLQETDLDSLKRDLSAGLFACQRNKDPGEDCTLEEIERTQKDLLEHGLQMTKGFSKQVESFCQSLLGRSSVLPRDEAQEVIRTAIYCLLLVENHLTETQAADMKRIQERLLWWEELRGLLQAKPALLRREASLRHSLVARGLEQLTSDGHLTFATMETTLMELQAALTEGLQNCSEECRMKTKELVYERCKKIDSKKKKLLSAHRKERSCALDSAQAHSDPQEFVKVYQELLLRQRKQNTDLELQQDGKVTEMVCDLWRRHYATWSKRLGDLTKDIFLPAVPGQSQLSTDQCKRLWLDLEGELVGLQQQAEGQTRRQLEGLRAQLKQDGQVWSEEMALILSCLRHLSDQQLKILRGMVVRQSYMLNSHVGMLIEKKQHLLLAAIQRHFVARHFCLRVLKEMRLSKLKVMSQGADSKAMLALDDHNQGQAPVSSALPKDPHQDSSSSVAERHLGPETQLIGHSFQQEFLSELETASELLQANAQLLVGHALSHSLRQQMDLTTPTGPQPDHSRKSQLTEVASESVYVTWDSLSTLVTSYYAQIQDITRSLQQQQRSNWAREEGERRESSTQMNKDLLKELANWERKPMSSEFHQRVELQKKRMLEQYDLEQEVACETLRRRKLAQEQTMEIFKRQLQEAEEAFAAKLSSLARIPPSRKELITEDDTIGEEENPTLNPTLWKRRERRERETLLTNPALLFS, from the exons ATGCGGGGGGTTCTCTGGAATCATAGCTGCAGCCCTCCT GGCTATGACGCCAGAAGACTATTCGAGGTGGACGACCTGGAGAGAGAAAACCACCCAAGTGATTGTGTCAGCAACAGCAAGAAGGGTGTCCAAAGTGACTATGTCAACAACAGCAAAAAGGGTGTCCAAAGTGCCACGGCCAATGAAAAA GAAAAGAAGCAACCACCAATGAACAGCGACGTGGCTGCTTTTGCATCACGGGCGAAAGTTGTGTACCCTATCAACCAGAAATACAGA CCCTTAGCAGATGGCGCCTCCAACCCCTCATTGCACGAGCACTCCAAGCTACCTGTCCTCACTAATGGAGAGTCCCTGTCAGGCTCCAGCAGGGAGTCGCTGAGCCAGGACCAGGACAATGACGACAGTAGCCAATTCATCTCGTCCTCACTGGTCCCCAAAAGCCTGCAGAATGAAAGCTTCACCCGGGTGGCCAACTACCCCAACACAATCTATCAGGCTGG TTTTGAAGGCAGGATCAGTCTGTACTGTCTGGCCCTGCAGGATGTTCAGCAACACTGTTCACAGGCCCAGGAGGAGAAATGTTTG CTCTTTCTCAAAATCCTCCGAATTCTACTTGGCAATCGTTTTCCCAAGGATAAAATGGAATCAGCTTTTTACAACAATATTCTTCACCTACAAGAAACG GACCTGGATTCATTGAAAAGAGACTTGTCAGCAGGTCTGTTTGCCTGTCAGAGAAATAAAGATCCTGGAGAAGATTGTACTCTGGAGGAGATTGAAAGAACTCAGAAAGACCTATTGGAGCATGGCCTTCAAATG aCGAAGGGTTTTAGCAAGCAGGTCGAGAGCTTCTGCCAGAGTCTCCTGGGCAGGTCCAGTGTGCTACCCAGGGATGAGGCCCAGGAGGTCATCCGCACCGCCATTTACTGTCTCCTCTTGGTGGAAAACCACCTGACAGAGACCCAGGCTGCAGACATGAAG AGGATCCAGGAGAGGCTGCTGTGGTGGGAGGAGCTGAGAGGTCTGCTGCAGGCCAAGCCGGCCCTGCTGAGACGGGAAGCGTCCCTCAGGCACTCCCTGGTGGCCCGAGGCCTCGAGCAGCTGACCAGTGATGGGCATCTGACGTTTGCCACCATGGAGACAACCTTGATGGAGCTACAGGCCGCCCTGACCGAGGGCCTCCAGAACTGCAGTGAAG AATGCAGGATGAAGACCAAGGAACTTGTGTATGAAAGGTGCAAGAAGATCGATTCCAAGAAGAAGAAGCTCCTGAGTGCTCACAGGAAGGAGAGAAGCTGTGCCCTGGATTCTGCACAGGCACACAGCGACCCACAGGAATTTGTTAAG GTGTATCAAGAGTTGCTTTTGAGACAGAGGAAGCAGAACACTGACCTGGAGCTGCAGCAGGATGGGAAAGTGACAGAGATGGTGTGTGACCTCTGGAGG AGGCATTACGCCACCTGGTCCAAGAGGCTCGGTGATCTGACCAAAGACATCTTCCTGCCTGCTGTCCCTGGCCAGTCCCAGTTGTCCACGGACCAGTGCAAGAGGCTGTGGCTGGATCTGGAAGGGGAGTTGGTCGGACTCCAGCAGCAGGCAGAGGGCCAAACCAGACGGCAACTGGAGGGCCTACGAGCCCAGCTGAAGCAGGATGGACAG gTATGGAGTGAAGAAATGGCCCTGATTCTGTCCTGCCTCCGCCACCTGAGTGATCAGCAGCTGAAGATCCTCAGAGGCATGGTGGTCAGACAGAGCTACATGCTAAATAG CCACGTGGGGATGCTGATCGAGAAGAAACAGCACCTCCTGCTGGCAGCAATTCAGAGGCACTTTGTGGCAAGACACTTCTGTCTGAGGGTGCTGAAGGAGATGAGGCTGTCAAAGCTCAAGGTGATGTCTCAAGGGGCCGACTCCAAGGCCATGTTGGCTCTGGATGATCACAATCAAGGCCAAGCCCCAGTCAGCTCAGCACTGCCTAAAGACCCCCATCAG GACTCCAGTTCCAGTGTTGCCGAGAGGCACCTGGGCCCAGAAACGCAGCTGATTGGCCACAGCTTCCAGCAGGAGTTCCTGTCGGAGCTGGAAACAGCATCCGAGCTTCTTCAGGCCAACGCCCAGCTGCTGGTGGGGCACGCCCTCAGCCATAGCCTCCGGCAGCAGATGGACCTGACCACGCCCACCGGCCCCCAGCCGGACCATAGCAGGAAG AGCCAGCTAACAGAAGTGGCCTCAGAGAGTGTGTATGTGACCTGGGATTCCCTCAGCACCCTAGTCACCAGCTACTATGCTCAGATCCAAGACATCACAAGGAGTCTTCAACAGCAGCAGCGTTCTAACTGGGCCAGAG AGGAGGGTGAACGACGAGAGAGCAGCACTCAGATGAACAAGGATCTGTTAAAGGAGCTAGCCAACTGGGAAAGAAAGCCCATGTCTTCTGAGTTTCATCAGAG GGTTGAACTGCAGAAGAAGAGGATGTTGGAACAATATGACTTGGAACAGGAAGTGGCATGTGAAACTCTGAGGAGAAGGAAGCTGGCCCAAGAACAAACCATGGAGATATTTAAAAGACAGCTACAG GAGGCAGAAGAGGCCTTCGCAGCAAAACTGTCCTCCTTAGCACGGATCCCACCATCCCGCAAAGAGCTAATCACTGAGGATGACACCATAG gggaggaggagaatcCGACACTGAATCCAACACTGTGGAAGAGGCGAGAGAGGCGGGAGCGTGAAACTCTGCTGACCAATCCAGCGCTTTTGTTTTCATAG
- the LOC105016755 gene encoding major intrinsically disordered Notch2-binding receptor 1-like, translating to MASLQQEYPLVLLGILEELAAMRHWLSFQDLCRMVSTRFDLQHLMELRSLLFSAACRDPCFPATLFRDRVSPKGLGTSPIGVAADIVTIFNLIQMTGGAPEAQPTQPMKAQHAPNINQSPGPSLQGSLPVDDEAIFSRRDRVRTLSDSQTISGPIDQSLLWPKSNYSFRKRASLPPDPLSLVSSSPPGRARAMSFDWQHNTPLFAGSGSITGQAMQSIYLPLETDSESSKDSLSGDSAPRDPGSEPGSELHSCMEKRDIFKKDFHNQSQLVPQVTVSTESQTPRGAGGRGRQDLFSNRSFELLSNPYPSPTAPRPSPERRAKHESLDDLQDSTYFGPGSTIPEWSPVHLQPPRAQKPGCADKSLSLDDRVVALNGSESSLQRKPTPSPTNSTAVGVVSPLKGWERNPGPGHGGAGLKPCSTGTQTDAIPDPRRLRSLVHADRLSFMTSMDDPDTMGEDDISAIFRFLDDMSMCGSTGVLHPQDGGPLAGQDTPEARRGRLGQLQRLFHSLDGSDDGGLKASVCKLLLRMGQIERRLESLSEVKAEISQVLSFLQRLDEKMQQQVVAAGGGGGGRGGGRWLGPSSGGGSSLGSLSHPLTPGSAGSSEPQPLSVSGHSFGSLDWNRWGSSQGKLEANEGLSETKEGKKGFLGRRASNKPEDKSGVDSKRPSVVSNLSARDWTVSFSRSKDGKEQPSDTGKTEASNNSAQSHNLLPQKQSTLVKQVFSSSLFCQKGSGLTNPALSSRLPSEGRGGAPVWTVEEREARISPLDLQAQESMNPNNLDFWMEDIYTPGYNTLLRRKEAGQRRAKACKLGALIFTAVTIILVIVIPIAAMSS from the exons ATGGCCAGCCTGCAGCAGGAGTACCCCCTTGTTCTCTTGGGGATTCTAGAGGAGCTGGCCGCTATGCGCCACTGGCTCTCCTTCCAGGATCTGTGTCGAATGGTCAGCACCCGCTTTGACTTGCAGCACCTTATGGAGCTCAGGAGCTTGCTTTTCTCTGCAGCCTGCCGTGACCCCTGTTTTCCAGCCACACTCTTCAGAGACAGGGTTTCCCCGAAGGGATTGGGGACATCCCCGATAGGTGTGGCAGCTGACATAGTCACCATATTTAACCTCATTCAAATGACGGGCGGGGCTCCCGAAGCCCAGCCTACCCAGCCAATGAAAGCCCAGCACGCCCCCAACATTAACCAATCCCCGGGGCCCTCTTTGCAGGGCTCTTTGCCCGTCGATGATGAGGCGATATTCTCCAGACGGGATAGGGTCCGCACACTCTCAGACTCTCAGACCATCTCAGGTCCTATCGACCAAAGTTTGCTTTGGCCCAAATCAAATTACTCATTCCGCAAGCGCGCCAGTCTCCCTCCCGACCCCCTCTCTCTGGTCTCCTCATCCCCACCGGGACGCGCCAGGGCCATGTCCTTCGACTGGCAACACAACACCCCACTATTCGCCGGAAGTGGTAGCATCACAGGCCAGGCCATGCAGAGCATCTATCTCCCTCTGGAGACAGACAGCGAGTCCTCCAAGGATTCCCTGAGCGGAGACTCTGCGCCCAGGGATCCAGGATCCGAGCCGGGATCCGAGCTGCATTCTTGTATGGAGAAGAGAGACATCTTCAAGAAGGACTTCCACAACCAGTCGCAACTTGTTCCTCAGGTGACCGTCAGTACTGAGTCGCAGACTCcaagaggagcaggaggaagagggaggcaGGACCTTTTTTCCAATCGCAGCTTTGAACTCCTCTCCAACCCGTATCCGTCCCCTACAGCTCCTCGGCCTTCACCAGAGCGCCGGGCCAAACATGAAAGCCTAGACGACCTCCAAGACTCCACGTACTTTGGTCCAGGCAGTACTATTCCTGAGTGGTCTCCCGTCCACCTCCAACCGCCCAGGGCACAAAAGCCAGGATGTGCTGACAAGAGCCTCAGTCTGGATGACAGGGTCGTGGCCTTGAATGGCTCTGAAAGCTCACTTCAGAGGAAACCTACTCCCAGCCCCACCAACAGCACCGCCGTCGGGGTGGTGTCCCCTCTAAAAGGATGGGAGAGGAACCCCGGTCCTGGACATGGAGGAGCGGGCTTAAAGCCTTGCagcacaggcacacagacagacgccaTCCCAGACCCACGACGCCTTCGGAGCCTGGTGCATGCCGACCGCCTGTCCTTCATGACCTCGATGGACGACCCTGACACGATGGGTGAGGACGACATCAGCGCCATCTTCCGCTTTCTGGATGACATGAGCATGTGCGGTTCCACAGGGGTCCTCCATCCCCAAGACGGGGGCCCCTTGGCGGGCCAAGACACCCCGGAGGCTCGGCGCGGTCGCCTGGGCCAGCTCCAGAGGCTGTTCCACTCGTTGGACGGCAGTGATGACGGCGGCCTCAAGGCCAGTGTGTGCAAGCTGCTGCTGAGGATGGGCCAGATCGAGCGGCGCCTGGAGTCTCTGTCCGAGGTCAAGGCTGAAATCTCCCAGGTGCTGTCCTTCCTCCAGCGGCTGGACGAGAAGATGCAGCAGCAGGTTGTGGCAGcgggtggagggggtggaggtagagggggCGGGAGGTGGCTGGGGCCATCCAGCGGGGGTGGGTCCTCCCTGGGTAGCCTTAGCCATCCACTCACTCCTGGGTCTGCCGGTTCCTCCGAGCCCCagcctctgtctgtatctgGGCATTCATTTGGCAGCCTGGATTGGAACCGATGGGGCAGTAGCCAAGGGAAACTGGAGGCCAACGAAGGTCTAAGTGAGACGAAAGAGGGTAAGAAGGGCTTTCTCGGTCGGCGGGCCTCCAACAAGCCTGAAGATAAGAGTGGTGTCGACTCCAAGCGACCAAGTGTTGTCTCCAACCTGTCTGCCCGGGATTGGACGGTGTCATTCTCGAGGAGTAAAGATGGCAAGGAACAACCCAGTGATACAGGAAAG ACGGAGGCCTCAAACAACTCTGCCCAGAGTCACAACCTCCTCCCTCAGAAACAGTCCACCTTGGTGAAGCAGGTGTTCAgttcctctctcttctgtcaGAAGGGCAGCGGGTTGACCAACCCTGCGTTGTCGTCCAGGCTGCCCtctgaggggagaggaggggccCCGGTCTGGactgtggaggagagagaggccaGGATATCCCCTCTGGACCTTCAG GCCCAGGAATCTATGAACCCCAACAACCTGGACTTCTGGATGGAGGACATCTACACACCAGGTTACAACACACTGCTGAGGCGCAAAGAAGCCGGCCAACGAAGGGCCAAAGCCTGCAAACTGGGGGCGCTCATCTTCACCGCTGTCACCATCATCCTTGTCATTGTCATCCCCATCGCTGCCATGAGCTCCTGA